In Flavobacterium endoglycinae, one DNA window encodes the following:
- a CDS encoding DUF294 nucleotidyltransferase-like domain-containing protein, translating to MNTIAEHIADFLKEYPPFDNLTFQELSDIATNIRVINLEKHAVLFQNNDPLHDSFYVVASGVINLTTIADAEETIINKCHEGDIFGLRPFFAKNNYMMTAKAREESIIYAIPIAVFRPFVANNSDVLNFLLESFAMNSRHTKDNARSHSKLDPENGFIDQQSEIQYIQSLTYNNSPLTTESHHIVKDVALLMTDSMVDNIVVCEKNHPIGIVTNADLSSKIATGRYPITETIDKIMSSPVVTVIENVSLAEAQLLMLKYNVSHLCVTKDGTNKSAVKGIISEHDLIVAQASNPGVLIKEIKRSQLPKDLKQIRDRLSDLIQNSIQKNIPISHVSNIASEINLAIIKRAVELSILDLGSPPARFAWLSIGSQGRKEQLLLTDQDSILVFEDVAPEKYREVKDYFLRLAKRTTAILEKVGYEYCPNGHMGSNMLWCKSLSDWTKQYNSWMNTPGENSNDLSSIFFDYEIVIGEPKIEEVIENVVFKNAVNNTLFFDFLGNDALKRNSPLSFFKKFIVEEEGPHKDKFDIKTRALMPLIDSARLLILSANIKGIKNTYLRFKQLAITDSKNAEIYLSCAEAFLTLSKFRTVEGLKNDDSGQYINLREMSKTDKEKLKSALAPMKDLEELIKSKFQLTQFS from the coding sequence ATGAATACTATTGCTGAGCATATTGCAGATTTTTTAAAAGAATACCCGCCATTTGATAATTTAACTTTTCAGGAATTATCAGATATCGCTACCAACATTCGTGTTATCAATTTAGAAAAACATGCAGTACTGTTTCAAAATAACGATCCGCTTCATGACAGCTTTTATGTAGTTGCATCTGGGGTTATTAATTTAACTACCATTGCCGATGCTGAAGAAACTATTATAAATAAATGTCACGAAGGCGATATTTTTGGTCTGCGACCTTTTTTTGCTAAAAATAATTATATGATGACGGCAAAAGCACGTGAAGAAAGCATTATTTATGCTATTCCAATCGCTGTTTTTAGACCTTTTGTGGCTAATAATTCTGATGTTTTAAACTTTTTACTGGAAAGTTTTGCTATGAATTCAAGACACACTAAAGACAATGCACGTTCTCACAGTAAGTTAGATCCTGAAAATGGCTTTATTGACCAACAGTCTGAAATACAATATATTCAGTCTCTTACTTATAATAATTCGCCGCTGACAACAGAGTCTCATCATATTGTAAAAGATGTTGCTTTGTTAATGACTGATTCTATGGTCGATAACATTGTGGTTTGCGAAAAAAATCATCCTATTGGTATTGTAACCAACGCTGATCTTTCTTCTAAAATCGCAACGGGACGCTATCCTATTACAGAAACTATTGACAAAATTATGTCTTCGCCTGTTGTAACAGTTATTGAAAACGTTTCTTTGGCCGAAGCTCAGCTTCTTATGCTTAAATACAATGTTTCGCACTTATGTGTTACAAAAGACGGTACCAATAAATCTGCTGTAAAAGGAATAATTTCCGAGCACGATCTTATTGTTGCTCAAGCTAGTAACCCAGGTGTATTAATTAAAGAAATTAAGCGTTCGCAGTTACCAAAAGATTTAAAACAAATTCGTGATCGTTTATCAGATTTGATTCAAAATTCGATTCAGAAAAATATACCTATTTCACATGTTAGTAATATTGCCAGCGAGATAAACTTAGCGATTATTAAACGTGCTGTTGAGTTATCAATTTTAGATTTAGGCTCACCTCCTGCTCGTTTTGCATGGTTAAGCATTGGAAGTCAAGGTCGTAAAGAACAATTATTACTAACGGATCAGGATAGTATTTTAGTTTTTGAAGATGTGGCTCCTGAAAAATATCGTGAAGTAAAAGATTATTTTTTAAGATTAGCAAAAAGAACGACAGCTATTCTTGAAAAAGTAGGTTACGAATACTGCCCTAATGGACATATGGGAAGCAATATGCTTTGGTGTAAATCATTGAGCGACTGGACAAAACAGTACAACAGCTGGATGAATACTCCAGGTGAAAACAGTAATGATTTGAGCAGCATTTTCTTTGATTATGAGATTGTAATTGGAGAACCAAAAATCGAAGAAGTTATTGAAAATGTGGTTTTCAAAAATGCGGTTAACAATACGCTATTCTTTGACTTTTTAGGAAACGATGCTTTGAAAAGAAATTCTCCTTTGAGTTTTTTCAAAAAATTCATTGTTGAAGAAGAAGGTCCGCATAAAGATAAGTTTGATATCAAAACCCGTGCTCTGATGCCATTAATTGACAGTGCACGTTTATTAATATTAAGTGCTAATATCAAAGGAATCAAAAATACTTATTTAAGATTCAAACAATTAGCTATTACGGATTCTAAAAATGCAGAAATATACTTGAGCTGTGCCGAGGCATTTTTAACTCTTTCAAAATTCAGGACAGTTGAAGGTTTAAAAAATGATGATTCCGGACAATATATCAATTTAAGAGAAATGTCTAAAACAGACAAAGAGAAGTTAAAAAGCGCTTTAGCCCCGATGAAAGACCTTGAGGAATTAATAAAGAGTAAATTTCAACTTACACAATTCTCGTAA
- a CDS encoding 3'-5' exonuclease — protein sequence MLDWIKNINKDHPEFWKEYLSKFEAKPNKFVVLSTETSGLNPNKDVILSLGAFSVIDNGIVIKENFEAVLLQYKFLEDHGLSNEFIIESKMTKMPEPEAIEAFINFIGNAVLVGHHINFDIEMLNAALERLDCGRIKNEALDIDVMYRKLTDINDKQFSLNDLCEIYKIPKSDRNSSAEDAYKIGLLFLKLKSRLGIK from the coding sequence ATGCTAGACTGGATTAAAAACATAAACAAGGATCATCCAGAATTCTGGAAAGAGTACTTATCGAAATTTGAAGCAAAGCCAAACAAATTTGTGGTTTTAAGCACTGAAACATCTGGCTTAAACCCAAATAAAGATGTTATTCTATCTTTAGGTGCTTTTTCGGTCATTGATAATGGCATTGTGATTAAGGAAAACTTTGAGGCTGTACTTCTTCAGTATAAATTCCTTGAAGATCACGGACTTTCAAATGAGTTCATTATTGAAAGCAAAATGACCAAAATGCCGGAACCTGAAGCAATTGAAGCTTTTATCAATTTTATTGGCAACGCAGTTCTTGTTGGTCATCATATTAATTTTGATATTGAAATGCTGAACGCTGCTCTCGAAAGATTAGATTGCGGCCGAATTAAAAATGAAGCTCTCGACATTGATGTCATGTACCGAAAATTAACCGATATTAATGACAAGCAGTTTTCATTAAACGATTTATGTGAAATTTATAAAATTCCAAAGAGCGATCGGAATTCTTCTGCTGAAGATGCTTATAAAATCGGATTATTATTTTTAAAACTAAAATCTCGTTTAGGAATTAAATAA
- the acs gene encoding acetate--CoA ligase encodes MSYYKIENLEQYFKHYNKSIREPRKFWGKIAEENFTWYQQWEKVVDFNMADAEVKWFTDAKVNITKNCIDRHLSKRGDKTAIIFEPNEPSEEALHITYNELYERVSKMANVLREQGIRKGDRVCIYLPMIPELAVAVLACARIGAIHSVVFAGFSASALSARIIDCECKMVITSDGGYRGNKTIDLKGIVDEALETCPSVSKVLVVKRTKTEVAMREGRDIWLQPLLDAALDNSVAEIMDAEDPLFILYTSGSTGKPKGMVHTTAGYMVYTAYTFKNVFSHEENDIFWCTADIGWITGHSYILYGPLLNGGTTVIFEGVPSYPDFSRFWDIIEKHKITQFYTAPTAIRSLAKESLDYIQKYPLKSLKVIGSVGEPINEEAWHWFNDHVGDKRCPVVDTWWQTETGGIMISPIAFVTPTKPTYATLPLPGIQPVLMDEKRNEIEGNQVVGSLCIKFPWPGIARTIWNNHERYKETYFSAFPGKYFTGDGALRDEVGYYRITGRVDDVVIVSGHNLGTAPIEDAINEHPAVAESAIVGFPHDIKGNALYGYVILKETGEVRNKENLSKEINQYIADHIGPIAKLDKIQFVSGLPKTRSGKIMRRILRKIAEGDFSNFGDTTTLLNPEIVEEISKDRIS; translated from the coding sequence ATGAGTTATTATAAAATAGAAAATTTAGAACAATATTTTAAACATTACAATAAGTCAATAAGAGAGCCAAGAAAATTTTGGGGAAAAATTGCTGAAGAAAATTTTACTTGGTATCAACAGTGGGAAAAAGTTGTTGATTTTAATATGGCCGATGCTGAAGTAAAATGGTTTACAGACGCAAAAGTTAACATTACCAAAAATTGTATCGATAGACATTTAAGCAAAAGAGGAGACAAAACGGCTATTATTTTTGAACCGAATGAACCTTCTGAAGAAGCTTTACATATAACATACAACGAACTTTACGAAAGAGTTTCTAAAATGGCAAACGTATTACGTGAGCAGGGAATTCGTAAAGGAGACCGTGTATGTATTTATTTGCCAATGATTCCTGAATTAGCAGTTGCTGTATTGGCTTGTGCTAGAATTGGAGCCATTCACTCAGTAGTATTTGCAGGATTTTCTGCTTCGGCATTGTCTGCAAGAATTATTGACTGCGAATGTAAAATGGTAATTACATCTGATGGAGGTTATAGAGGAAACAAAACAATAGACCTAAAAGGAATTGTTGATGAAGCTCTAGAAACTTGTCCATCTGTTTCTAAAGTTTTAGTGGTAAAAAGAACAAAAACCGAAGTTGCCATGAGAGAAGGACGTGACATTTGGTTACAGCCTTTATTAGATGCTGCTCTTGATAATAGTGTTGCTGAAATTATGGATGCTGAAGATCCTTTGTTTATTTTATATACTTCAGGATCAACAGGTAAACCAAAAGGTATGGTTCATACTACTGCTGGATATATGGTTTACACAGCTTATACTTTTAAAAATGTTTTCAGCCACGAAGAAAATGATATTTTCTGGTGTACTGCTGATATTGGATGGATTACTGGTCACTCTTATATTTTATACGGACCATTATTAAATGGAGGAACAACCGTAATTTTTGAAGGAGTTCCATCTTATCCAGATTTCAGCCGTTTTTGGGATATTATCGAAAAACATAAAATCACACAATTTTATACAGCGCCAACGGCTATCCGTTCATTAGCAAAAGAAAGTTTAGATTATATTCAAAAATATCCTCTAAAATCACTTAAAGTTATTGGATCTGTTGGAGAGCCAATCAATGAAGAAGCTTGGCACTGGTTCAATGACCACGTTGGAGATAAGAGATGTCCAGTTGTGGATACTTGGTGGCAGACAGAAACTGGTGGAATCATGATTTCGCCAATTGCATTTGTAACGCCAACAAAACCAACTTATGCGACATTACCATTACCAGGAATTCAACCCGTTTTAATGGATGAAAAGCGCAATGAAATTGAAGGGAATCAAGTAGTTGGAAGTTTATGTATTAAATTTCCATGGCCGGGAATCGCAAGAACAATCTGGAATAACCACGAGCGTTACAAAGAAACATATTTCTCTGCTTTCCCTGGAAAATACTTTACAGGTGACGGAGCGTTAAGAGACGAAGTTGGATATTACAGAATTACAGGTAGAGTAGATGACGTGGTAATTGTTTCTGGTCACAACTTAGGAACAGCGCCAATTGAAGATGCAATCAACGAGCATCCAGCTGTAGCAGAATCTGCAATTGTTGGATTCCCGCATGATATTAAAGGAAATGCTTTATATGGCTATGTAATTCTAAAAGAAACTGGAGAAGTTAGAAATAAAGAAAATTTATCAAAAGAAATCAATCAGTACATTGCGGATCACATTGGCCCAATCGCTAAATTAGATAAAATCCAATTTGTTTCTGGTTTACCAAAAACACGTTCAGGAAAAATTATGCGTAGAATTTTGCGTAAAATTGCTGAAGGAGATTTTTCAAATTTTGGTGATACCACAACATTATTGAATCCAGAAATTGTTGAAGAAATTAGTAAAGACAGAATTTCTTAA
- the ilvC gene encoding ketol-acid reductoisomerase, giving the protein MANYFNTLPLRLQLEQLGVCEFMEQSEFADGIAALAGKKVVIVGCGAQGLNQGLNMRDSGLDISYALRADAIAEKRASYKNATENGFKVGTYEELIPTADLVCNLTPDKQHTAVVTAIMPLMKQNSTLAYSHGFNIVEEGMQIRKDITVIMCAPKCPGSEVREEYKRGFGVPTLIAVHPENDPNGFGLDQAKAYAVATGGHRAGVLRSSFVAEVKSDLMGEQTILCGLLQTGSILCFDKMVEKGIDPAYASKLIQYGWETITEALKHGGITNMMDRLNNPSKIEAYELAEELKDIMRPLFQKHQDDIISGEFSRTMMIDWANDDVNLLKWRAATGETNFEKTAPQEAPISEQEYFDNGVLMIAMVKAGVELAFETMTEAGIIEESAYYESLHELPLIANTIARKKLFEMNRVISDTAEYGCYLFDHACKPLLTEFMKKVETNIIGKPFSTSNGVDNTVLIAVNKEIRQHPIEEVGAWLRESMTAMKKIG; this is encoded by the coding sequence ATGGCAAATTATTTCAACACATTACCACTTAGATTACAATTAGAGCAACTTGGAGTTTGCGAATTTATGGAGCAGTCAGAGTTTGCAGACGGAATTGCAGCATTAGCAGGAAAAAAAGTTGTTATTGTTGGTTGTGGTGCACAAGGTTTGAATCAAGGTTTAAACATGAGAGATTCTGGTTTAGACATTTCTTACGCATTGCGTGCAGATGCAATTGCTGAAAAGAGAGCTTCATATAAAAATGCAACTGAAAACGGATTTAAAGTAGGTACTTATGAAGAGTTGATTCCAACAGCTGATTTAGTTTGCAACTTAACTCCAGATAAACAACACACTGCTGTAGTTACTGCTATTATGCCTTTAATGAAACAAAATTCAACTTTGGCGTACTCTCACGGTTTTAATATTGTTGAAGAAGGAATGCAGATTCGTAAAGACATTACTGTTATTATGTGTGCTCCTAAATGTCCAGGTTCTGAAGTACGTGAAGAATATAAAAGAGGATTTGGTGTACCAACACTTATAGCAGTTCACCCAGAAAACGATCCAAACGGTTTTGGTTTAGATCAAGCAAAAGCTTATGCTGTAGCAACTGGAGGACATAGAGCAGGAGTTTTAAGATCATCTTTCGTAGCTGAAGTAAAATCAGACTTAATGGGTGAGCAGACTATTCTTTGTGGTCTTCTTCAAACGGGTTCTATTTTATGTTTCGATAAAATGGTTGAAAAAGGAATTGATCCTGCATACGCTTCTAAATTAATTCAATACGGATGGGAGACTATCACTGAAGCATTGAAACATGGAGGTATCACAAATATGATGGATCGTTTAAACAATCCTTCAAAAATTGAGGCTTACGAATTGGCTGAAGAATTAAAAGATATCATGCGTCCGTTATTCCAAAAACACCAAGACGATATCATTTCTGGCGAATTCTCTAGAACTATGATGATTGACTGGGCCAATGATGATGTTAACTTATTGAAATGGAGAGCAGCTACAGGAGAAACTAACTTTGAGAAAACAGCTCCACAAGAAGCACCAATCTCTGAGCAAGAATATTTTGACAATGGAGTTTTAATGATTGCTATGGTTAAAGCTGGTGTTGAATTAGCTTTTGAAACAATGACAGAAGCTGGAATTATCGAAGAATCAGCTTATTATGAATCATTACACGAATTGCCATTAATTGCCAATACTATCGCTAGAAAGAAATTATTCGAAATGAACCGTGTAATTTCTGATACAGCTGAATACGGATGTTACTTATTTGATCATGCTTGTAAGCCATTATTGACTGAATTCATGAAAAAAGTAGAAACTAATATTATTGGTAAACCATTTTCAACTTCTAATGGAGTAGATAATACGGTATTAATTGCTGTTAACAAAGAAATCCGCCAGCATCCTATTGAAGAAGTAGGAGCTTGGTTAAGAGAGTCTATGACAGCAATGAAAAAAATTGGATAA
- the ilvN gene encoding acetolactate synthase small subunit — translation MEDKTFTISVYSENNVGLLNRISGIFLKRHINILSLNVSESEIENVSRFIIVVNTTEKWVQNIVGQIEKQIEVIKAFYHTDEETIYLENALFKIASSLLFDEKQIQNIIKESQSTIVTVSRDFFVISKSGRRSEIEELYDKFKPYGIMQFVRSGRISVSKEKMQISSLLETFK, via the coding sequence ATGGAAGATAAAACATTTACCATATCGGTATACTCAGAGAATAACGTGGGTTTGTTAAACAGGATATCAGGAATATTCTTAAAGCGCCACATTAATATATTAAGTCTAAATGTTTCTGAATCAGAAATAGAGAATGTTTCAAGATTTATCATCGTAGTGAATACGACAGAGAAATGGGTTCAGAATATTGTAGGACAAATTGAAAAACAAATTGAAGTTATAAAAGCATTTTATCATACAGATGAAGAGACTATTTATCTTGAAAATGCATTGTTCAAAATCGCCTCAAGTTTGTTATTTGATGAAAAACAAATTCAAAATATCATCAAAGAAAGCCAGTCTACGATTGTAACAGTTTCAAGAGATTTCTTTGTGATATCAAAATCAGGAAGACGTTCAGAAATTGAAGAACTTTATGATAAATTCAAACCATATGGAATTATGCAGTTTGTGCGTTCGGGAAGAATTTCAGTTTCTAAAGAAAAGATGCAGATTTCATCATTGTTAGAAACCTTCAAATAA
- the ilvB gene encoding biosynthetic-type acetolactate synthase large subunit produces MRISGAEAVIRCLLEEGVDLIYGYPGGAIMPVYDELYKFQDQLHHVLVRHEQGATHAAQGYARATGKVGVAIATSGPGATNLVTGIADAQIDSTPLVCITGQVGRHLLGSDAFQETDIIGISTPVTKWNFQVTEASQIPEIMAKAFYIARSGRPGPVLVDITKNAQFDEFDFSYEKCTGIRSYVPVPKLKLDKVAEAAALINSAKKPLIVFGQGIILGQAEAEFKAVIEKSGIPAAWTILGLSALPTDHPLNVGMLGMHGNYAPNLLTNQCDVLIAFGMRFDDRVTGNLNTYAKQAKVIHFEIDPAEIDKNVKTEIAVLGDVKESLAALLPLLEAKSHDAWHNEFKELSKIEFDSVIKEELNPTNGKGISMGETIEMINKHSKGDAIIVSDVGQHQMFACRYAKFNSTKSNITSGGLGTMGFALPAAIGAKMGKPEREVVAIIGDGGFQMTIQELGTIFQTEIPVKIVVLNNEFLGMVRQWQELFFDNRYASTRMINPNFIAIAEGYHIKSKKVTQREDLDAAVAEMLASKDSYFLEVVVEKENNVFPMIPTGACVSEIRLS; encoded by the coding sequence ATGAGAATATCAGGGGCAGAAGCCGTTATAAGATGTTTGTTAGAAGAAGGAGTAGATTTAATTTATGGATATCCGGGAGGAGCTATAATGCCAGTTTACGATGAATTATATAAATTTCAAGATCAATTACACCATGTTTTAGTACGCCATGAACAAGGTGCAACTCATGCGGCTCAGGGATATGCCAGAGCTACAGGAAAGGTAGGAGTGGCAATTGCTACTTCAGGACCGGGAGCTACTAACTTAGTAACCGGAATCGCTGATGCACAGATCGATTCAACTCCGTTAGTTTGTATTACAGGCCAAGTGGGAAGACATTTATTAGGTTCTGATGCATTTCAGGAAACAGATATTATTGGAATTTCAACTCCCGTTACAAAATGGAATTTTCAGGTAACTGAAGCTTCTCAAATTCCTGAAATAATGGCAAAAGCATTTTACATTGCGCGTTCAGGACGTCCAGGGCCAGTATTGGTCGATATTACTAAAAATGCTCAGTTTGATGAGTTTGATTTTAGTTATGAAAAATGTACAGGAATTAGAAGTTATGTTCCAGTTCCAAAATTAAAATTAGACAAAGTTGCTGAAGCAGCTGCTTTAATAAACAGTGCCAAAAAACCACTTATTGTTTTTGGTCAGGGAATTATTTTAGGTCAGGCTGAAGCAGAATTCAAAGCCGTGATTGAAAAATCGGGAATTCCTGCGGCTTGGACAATTTTAGGATTATCTGCATTACCAACCGATCATCCTTTAAATGTTGGAATGTTAGGAATGCACGGAAACTATGCTCCTAATTTATTAACAAACCAATGTGACGTTTTAATTGCTTTTGGGATGCGTTTTGATGATCGCGTTACTGGAAATTTAAATACGTATGCCAAACAAGCAAAAGTCATTCACTTTGAAATTGATCCAGCTGAAATTGATAAAAACGTAAAAACCGAAATCGCTGTTTTGGGTGATGTTAAAGAATCTTTAGCTGCTTTATTACCGCTTCTTGAGGCAAAATCTCACGATGCTTGGCATAATGAATTTAAAGAATTAAGTAAAATTGAATTTGATTCTGTAATAAAAGAAGAATTAAATCCAACCAATGGCAAAGGAATTTCAATGGGAGAAACTATTGAAATGATCAATAAACACTCAAAAGGAGACGCAATTATTGTTTCTGATGTGGGGCAGCATCAAATGTTTGCTTGCCGTTACGCTAAATTCAATTCAACTAAAAGTAACATTACTTCAGGTGGTTTAGGAACTATGGGATTTGCTCTTCCAGCTGCAATTGGAGCTAAAATGGGAAAACCAGAGCGTGAAGTAGTGGCTATTATTGGTGATGGAGGTTTTCAAATGACTATTCAGGAATTGGGAACTATTTTCCAAACTGAAATTCCAGTTAAAATTGTGGTTTTAAATAATGAATTCTTAGGAATGGTTCGCCAATGGCAGGAATTATTCTTTGATAATAGATATGCTTCAACTAGAATGATTAATCCAAATTTCATTGCAATTGCTGAAGGATATCATATCAAATCTAAAAAAGTGACACAAAGAGAAGATCTTGACGCTGCTGTTGCAGAAATGCTAGCCTCAAAAGATTCTTATTTCTTAGAAGTGGTTGTCGAAAAAGAAAACAACGTTTTCCCAATGATTCCAACAGGAGCTTGTGTGTCAGAAATTAGATTAAGTTAA
- the ilvD gene encoding dihydroxy-acid dehydratase: MELNKYSKTITQDQTQPAAQAMLYGIGLTEEDLKKAQVGIVSMGYDGNTCNMHLNDLAKDVKKGVWDAGLVGLIFNTIGVSDGISNGTEGMRYSLVSRDVIADSIETVVGAQWYDSLIAIPGCDKNMPGALIAMGRLNRPSMMVYGGSIHSGKWKGESLNIVSAFEALGKKVKGEITPEDFKGVIQNACPGAGACGGMYTANTMSSAIEALGMSLPYSSSNPALSQEKRDECLEAGKAIKILLEKDIKPRDIMTRKAFENAITIVAVLGGSTNAVMHLIAMAHSVGITITLDDFQAINDRTPVLADMKPSGKYMMEDIHEVGGIPGVMKYLLKVGLIHGDCLTVTGKTVAENLASTPDLQDGQEVIHEIQKALKPTGNIQVLYGNLASEGAVAKISGKEGEYFEGPAVVFEGEFEVIPGLQAGKIKPGNVVVIRGCGPKGGPGMPEMLKPTSAIIGAGLGSTCALITDGRFSGGSHGFVVGHVTPEAYDGGGIALVKDGDIIAIDAVKNTIDLKISDEEFAARKAAWVQPPLKVDRGVLLKYARSVSSASTGCVTDN, encoded by the coding sequence ATGGAATTAAATAAGTACAGCAAAACCATCACTCAAGATCAAACACAGCCTGCGGCGCAAGCAATGTTGTACGGAATTGGTTTAACTGAAGAAGATTTGAAAAAAGCACAAGTTGGTATTGTCAGCATGGGTTATGACGGTAATACTTGCAACATGCACTTAAATGATTTAGCAAAAGATGTGAAGAAAGGTGTTTGGGATGCTGGTCTGGTCGGACTTATTTTTAATACTATTGGTGTAAGTGACGGAATTTCAAACGGTACTGAAGGAATGCGTTATTCTCTGGTTTCTAGAGATGTAATTGCAGATTCTATTGAAACTGTTGTGGGAGCACAGTGGTATGATAGTTTAATTGCAATTCCGGGCTGCGATAAAAATATGCCGGGCGCATTAATCGCAATGGGAAGATTAAACCGTCCATCAATGATGGTTTACGGAGGTTCAATTCACTCAGGAAAATGGAAAGGAGAATCCCTAAATATTGTATCAGCTTTTGAAGCTTTAGGAAAAAAAGTAAAAGGCGAAATTACTCCAGAAGATTTTAAAGGCGTTATCCAAAATGCTTGTCCGGGTGCCGGTGCTTGTGGTGGTATGTACACTGCAAACACAATGTCTTCTGCAATTGAAGCATTAGGAATGAGCTTACCATACAGCTCTTCGAATCCTGCTTTAAGCCAAGAAAAAAGAGACGAATGTCTGGAAGCAGGAAAAGCAATCAAAATATTATTAGAAAAAGATATTAAGCCAAGAGACATCATGACTCGCAAAGCTTTCGAAAATGCGATTACCATTGTAGCAGTTTTAGGAGGTTCTACAAATGCGGTTATGCACTTAATTGCAATGGCACATTCTGTTGGAATTACTATTACTTTGGATGATTTTCAAGCTATTAACGACAGAACTCCTGTTTTAGCTGATATGAAACCAAGTGGTAAATACATGATGGAAGATATTCATGAAGTTGGTGGAATTCCAGGTGTCATGAAATATCTATTGAAAGTGGGGCTTATTCACGGAGATTGTTTAACTGTAACAGGAAAAACAGTTGCTGAAAACTTAGCTTCAACTCCAGATTTACAAGACGGACAAGAAGTAATTCATGAAATTCAAAAAGCATTAAAACCTACAGGAAACATTCAAGTTTTATACGGAAACCTTGCTTCTGAAGGAGCTGTAGCAAAAATCAGCGGTAAAGAAGGAGAATATTTCGAAGGGCCAGCAGTGGTATTTGAAGGTGAATTTGAAGTAATTCCAGGTCTTCAGGCCGGAAAAATTAAACCAGGTAATGTAGTCGTCATCAGAGGTTGTGGACCAAAAGGTGGTCCGGGAATGCCTGAAATGCTAAAACCTACATCTGCCATTATTGGAGCAGGATTAGGAAGCACCTGTGCGTTAATTACAGACGGTAGATTCTCGGGAGGTTCACACGGATTCGTGGTAGGACACGTAACACCAGAAGCATATGATGGCGGTGGTATTGCACTAGTAAAAGATGGAGATATAATTGCTATCGATGCGGTGAAAAATACAATCGACCTGAAGATATCTGATGAAGAATTTGCAGCTAGAAAAGCGGCTTGGGTTCAGCCGCCATTAAAAGTTGACAGAGGGGTTTTACTTAAATACGCTAGATCGGTGTCAAGTGCTTCTACAGGCTGCGTTACCGATAATTAA